In Bacillus sp. NP247, one DNA window encodes the following:
- a CDS encoding YwbE family protein encodes MSGQKRSNVAPGLAVDIVLKQDQRTGKLTRGIVKDILTNSPSHPHGIKVRLQDGQVGRVQNIIQ; translated from the coding sequence ATGAGCGGGCAAAAACGATCTAACGTCGCGCCAGGTCTTGCGGTTGATATTGTGTTAAAACAAGATCAACGTACAGGCAAGCTAACAAGAGGAATTGTAAAAGATATTTTAACTAACTCACCCTCTCATCCGCACGGCATTAAAGTACGATTGCAGGACGGGCAAGTTGGCAGAGTCCAAAATATCATTCAATAA
- a CDS encoding response regulator transcription factor, which translates to MSHHILLVEDDLSIQEMVETYLIKEGFQVTIASDGEEGVNVFFKGSFDLIILDIMMPKLDGLEVVRIIREKSALPILMMSAKDTDVDKAVGLGLGADDYICKPFSMIELAARVKAAIRRSTKYSATETTEKRIQIGDLTIDPINFTVEKNGKHLKLTLKEFEILKLFVKNQNRVFTKAQIYTLVWNEEYYGDDNVINVHMRRLREKIESDPSNPEYIKTLWGIGYKLEVM; encoded by the coding sequence ATGTCACATCATATTTTATTAGTTGAAGATGACCTCTCAATTCAAGAGATGGTTGAAACATATTTAATAAAAGAAGGTTTTCAAGTTACAATCGCATCTGATGGAGAAGAAGGAGTTAACGTATTTTTTAAAGGCTCATTTGATTTGATTATCCTCGATATTATGATGCCAAAGTTAGATGGTTTAGAGGTTGTGCGTATTATTCGGGAGAAGAGTGCATTGCCGATTTTAATGATGTCGGCAAAAGATACAGATGTTGATAAAGCTGTTGGGTTAGGACTTGGAGCAGATGATTACATTTGTAAGCCATTTTCTATGATTGAATTGGCTGCACGTGTAAAAGCAGCCATTCGGAGGTCTACAAAATATTCGGCTACAGAAACAACAGAAAAGAGGATTCAAATTGGTGATTTAACAATCGATCCAATTAATTTTACGGTTGAAAAAAATGGGAAGCATCTCAAACTTACGTTAAAAGAATTTGAGATTTTAAAACTGTTCGTAAAGAATCAAAATCGTGTATTTACAAAAGCACAAATATATACGTTAGTTTGGAATGAAGAGTATTACGGTGACGATAACGTTATTAATGTTCATATGAGAAGATTGCGTGAGAAAATCGAAAGTGATCCATCTAATCCAGAATATATTAAAACGTTATGGGGTATCGGCTATAAGTTGGAAGTGATGTAG